A section of the Acropora muricata isolate sample 2 chromosome 4, ASM3666990v1, whole genome shotgun sequence genome encodes:
- the LOC136913339 gene encoding trace amine-associated receptor 8b-like: MRPPPIGNSSNFNQETNELIGCYHYSYIEFNLGNISPGLYIFDLVVNTVSALATVIFNLLILLTIRRTVSLHSPSNALLFGLALSDLGVGVIVQPLYFAHMLGKLIRDKGSFCHAGIAIEVCANALCIISLLTVTAVSVDRYLALKLHLRYNELITIRRVTFVNAIIWIVGAAIGSMWLYEPDWVKFSVSATITICLLAAAYCYAKIYRVVSRHYRNDMALRSAVNEADRVEHSINMLKFKSHAISTFWVYCLFIVCYFPYFCVVIVISFSELSVTKRFFYEITALIIFINSFLNPVVYCWRLQDIRHGVLNTAKLFLRPFRPTNESIAEQS; the protein is encoded by the coding sequence ATGCGGCCGCCACCGATAGGGAACTCATCGAATTTTAACCAAGAAACAAACGAATTGATTGGCTGTTACCACTATAGCTACATCGAATTCAACTTGGGGAACATCTCGCCCGGCTTGTACATCTTTGACTTGGTGGTGAACACTGTATCAGCATTAGCAACGGTAATTTTTAACTTGCTGATTCTGTTGACTATAAGAAGGACAGTATCTCTTCATTCTCCATCAAACGCTCTATTATTTGGTTTGGCCCTGTCTGATCTCGGCGTTGGTGTCATTGTTCAACCACTCTATTTTGCGCACATGCTTGGAAAGTTGATTAGAGACAAAGGATCATTTTGTCACGCTGGTATCGCAATTGAAGTCTGTGCAAACGCGTTATGTATCATTTCTCTTCTTACTGTAACAGCCGTTAGCGTTGACAGATATTTGGCCCTTAAACTTCACTTACGATATAACGAACTTATCACCATTCGGCGTGTTACATTTGTTAATGCAATTATTTGGATTGTTGGTGCTGCTATTGGCTCTATGTGGCTTTATGAGCCCGACTGGGTAAAATTCAGTGTTAGTGCCACAATAACGATTTGTTTATTAGCTGCTGCATATTGTTACGCTAAAATATACCGTGTGGTTTCGCGTCACTATCGCAACGACATGGCGTTAAGATCCGCCGTGAATGAAGCTGATCGCGTTGAGCATTCTATCAACATGTTGAAGTTCAAATCGCACGCCATTAGTACATTCTGGGTTTACTGCCTGTTCATCGTGTGCTATTTTCCATACTTTTGTGTTGTTATCGTGATATCATTCAGTGAACTTTCTGTTACAAAGCGATTCTTTTACGAGATTACTGCCttgatcatttttattaacTCGTTTCTTAATCCTGTGGTTTATTGTTGGAGATTGCAAGACATTCGCCACGGAGTTCTTAACACCGCGAAACTTTTCTTGCGTCCATTTCGGCCGACAAATGAGAGCATAGCGGAGCAATCATGA
- the LOC136913340 gene encoding melanocyte-stimulating hormone receptor-like → MWSSLGNSTSNLMGMMVEDTPAKPGLHYRICYHFTRTHFDMEESSPVWYIFNCVVNVVFSVISTLSNLLILVAIRRSPSLHTPSVAFLFGLALSDLGVGLIVQPLFFLQTLAKVIRHKSLFCVAGISAEISANALCLVSLLTVTAVGVDKLVALLLHLRYKELVTIKRVIVVLLCVWLFSTAFGSLCLWRYQPIKTISISIITLCLLIGTYSYVKIYRIVAHHRSRIKAQCANVLQPVEKHVHTENLNLVNMKKQAIGTFLVFCILAVCFTPYLCTIVVIETHGLTTARRISFELTATLIFINSSLNPLIYCWRLREVNVAVRRTWDGFFS, encoded by the coding sequence ATGTGGAGCAGCCTTGGAAACTCAACAAGCAACTTAATGGGAATGATGGTAGAGGACACACCAGCAAAACCGGGATTACATTATCGTATCTGCTATCATTTTACTCGCACTCATTTTGATATGGAGGAATCATCTCCCGTATGGTACATCTTCAACTGCGTCGTAAACGTTGTATTTTCAGTCATTTCCACGCTGTCCAACTTGTTAATCCTTGTGGCCATTCGCCGCTCTCCTTCGCTTCACACCCCTTCTGTGGCTTTTCTGTTCGGATTGGCTTTGTCTGATCTTGGCGTTGGGCTAATCGTACAACCCCTGTTCTTCTTGCAAACATTAGCTAAAGTTATACGACACAAATCACTGTTTTGCGTAGCTGGCATCTCTGCCGAGATATCCGCCAACGCTTTGTGTCTTGTTTCGCTGCTAACAGTCACAGCTGTTGGTGTGGACAAATTGGTCGCACTTCTTCTTCATCTGAGGTACAAGGAACTAGTCACTATCAAGCGAGTAATTGTTGTTCTTCTTTGTGTTTGGCTGTTTAGCACCGCATTTGGATCGCTTTGTTTGTGGCGATACCAGCCCATCAAAACTATTTCTATCTCAATAATAACTCTCTGTCTGCTCATCGGGACCTATTCTTATGTAAAAATCTACCGGATAGTGGCACATCATCGATCAAGGATAAAGGCCCAATGCGCCAATGTTTTGCAGCCAGTCGAGAAGCATGTCCATACCGAGAACTTAAACTTGGTCAATATGAAAAAACAAGCGATTGGTACATTTTTGGTGTTTTGTATTCTCGCAGTATGTTTTACACCTTATCTCTGCACAATCGTAGTTATAGAAACCCACGGCCTCACCACTGCGAGGAGAATTTCTTTTGAACTGACAGCAACGTTGATATTTATAAATTCTTCATTAAATCCTCTGATTTATTGCTGGCGCTTGCGAGAAGTAAACGTTGCAGTCCGGCGGACTTGGGATGGCTTCTTCAGCTGA
- the LOC136913337 gene encoding uncharacterized protein isoform X1 yields MSAIKLTTMAIVVAAFVAICKGKMAFKEQCLYWHNYFRTLHQVPPVTWSMDLQKEAEEWVKYLAENNKFQHSRHNPGNLYMQGQIPKEYCSDAIWWFHWEEKFYNYSDPRYSPRTGHFTQVVWRNSTEIGAAWALRKDGKLVVSIKYKPGGNYVGDFANNVFRPTARVLRGWKVQPPNFTLCPEDAVERPSSAAPVPDVTNSKSGSETKNQSLAIITGKMAFKEQCLYWHNYFRTLHQVPPVTWSMDLQKEAEEWVKYLAENNKFQHSRHNPGSLYLQGQIPKEYCSDAIWRFHLEEKLYDYSNPRYSRSTGHFSQVVWRNSKEIGAAWALRKDGKLVVSIKYKPRGNYVRYFANNVFRPTARVLRGWKVQPPKFTLCPEDAVETPSSAAPIPAKVASCFQIQLLISFLVIMGFIV; encoded by the exons ATGTCGGCGATAAAATTAACTACCATGGCAATCGTAGTAGCAGCTTTTGTTGCCATTTGTAAAG GTAAAATGGCATTCAAGGAGCAGTGTTTGTACTGGCACAATTATTTCCGCACTCTTCATCAG GTCCCTCCGGTCACGTGGTCTATGGACCTTCAAAAAGAGGCAGAAGAGTGGGTGAAGTATTTGGCAGAAAACAACAAGTTCCAACATAGCCGACACAATCCTGGTAACTTGTACATGCAGGGACAGATACCCAAAGAATACTGCAGCGACGCCATTTGGTGGTTCCATTGGGAAGAGAAATTCTACAATTATAGTGATCCTCGTTACAGTCCAAGGACTGGACATTTTACTCAG GTTGTTTGGCGAAATTCCACAGAGATTGGGGCAGCGTGGGCGTTGCGCAAAGATGGAAAGTTAGTCGTATCCATCAAGTACAAACCGGGAGGCAATTACGTGGGTGATTTTGCTAATAATGTATTCCGACCAACTGCACGCGTCCTCAGAGGCTGGAAAGTACAACCTCCAAACTTTACTCTTTGCCCTGAGGATGCCGTGGAGAGGCCTTCCTCAGCAGCGCCCGTTCC AGACGTTACAAATTCGAAGTCTGGGTCAGAGACGAAAAACCAAAGCCTTGCAATCATAACAG GTAAAATGGCATTCAAGGAGCAGTGTTTGTACTGGCACAATTATTTCCGTACTCTTCATCAG GTCCCTCCGGTCACGTGGTCTATGGACCTTCAAAAAGAGGCAGAAGAGTGGGTGAAGTATTTGGCAGAAAACAACAAGTTCCAGCATAGCCGACACAATCCTGGTAGCTTGTACCTGCAGGGACAGATACCCAAAGAATACTGCAGCGACGCCATTTGGAGGTTTCATTTGGAAGAGAAATTATACGATTACAGCAATCCTCGTTACAGTCGAAGCACCGGACATTTTAGTCAG GTTGTTTGGCGAAATTCCAAAGAGATTGGGGCAGCGTGGGCGTTGCGTAAAGATGGGAAGTTAGTCGTATCCATCAAGTACAAACCGAGAGGCAATTACGTGCGTTATTTTGCCAATAACGTATTCCGACCAACTGCACGCGTCCTCAGAGGCTGGAAAGTACAACCTCCAAAATTTACTCTTTGCCCTGAGGATGCCGTGGAGACGCCTTCCTCAGCAGCGCCCATTCCAGCAAAAGTGGCATCCTGCTTTCAGATTCAGCTTTTGATCTCATTCCTAGTCATCATGGGTTTCATTGTATGA
- the LOC136913337 gene encoding uncharacterized protein isoform X2, translating into MAFKEQCLYWHNYFRTLHQVPPVTWSMDLQKEAEEWVKYLAENNKFQHSRHNPGNLYMQGQIPKEYCSDAIWWFHWEEKFYNYSDPRYSPRTGHFTQVVWRNSTEIGAAWALRKDGKLVVSIKYKPGGNYVGDFANNVFRPTARVLRGWKVQPPNFTLCPEDAVERPSSAAPVPDVTNSKSGSETKNQSLAIITGKMAFKEQCLYWHNYFRTLHQVPPVTWSMDLQKEAEEWVKYLAENNKFQHSRHNPGSLYLQGQIPKEYCSDAIWRFHLEEKLYDYSNPRYSRSTGHFSQVVWRNSKEIGAAWALRKDGKLVVSIKYKPRGNYVRYFANNVFRPTARVLRGWKVQPPKFTLCPEDAVETPSSAAPIPAKVASCFQIQLLISFLVIMGFIV; encoded by the exons ATGGCATTCAAGGAGCAGTGTTTGTACTGGCACAATTATTTCCGCACTCTTCATCAG GTCCCTCCGGTCACGTGGTCTATGGACCTTCAAAAAGAGGCAGAAGAGTGGGTGAAGTATTTGGCAGAAAACAACAAGTTCCAACATAGCCGACACAATCCTGGTAACTTGTACATGCAGGGACAGATACCCAAAGAATACTGCAGCGACGCCATTTGGTGGTTCCATTGGGAAGAGAAATTCTACAATTATAGTGATCCTCGTTACAGTCCAAGGACTGGACATTTTACTCAG GTTGTTTGGCGAAATTCCACAGAGATTGGGGCAGCGTGGGCGTTGCGCAAAGATGGAAAGTTAGTCGTATCCATCAAGTACAAACCGGGAGGCAATTACGTGGGTGATTTTGCTAATAATGTATTCCGACCAACTGCACGCGTCCTCAGAGGCTGGAAAGTACAACCTCCAAACTTTACTCTTTGCCCTGAGGATGCCGTGGAGAGGCCTTCCTCAGCAGCGCCCGTTCC AGACGTTACAAATTCGAAGTCTGGGTCAGAGACGAAAAACCAAAGCCTTGCAATCATAACAG GTAAAATGGCATTCAAGGAGCAGTGTTTGTACTGGCACAATTATTTCCGTACTCTTCATCAG GTCCCTCCGGTCACGTGGTCTATGGACCTTCAAAAAGAGGCAGAAGAGTGGGTGAAGTATTTGGCAGAAAACAACAAGTTCCAGCATAGCCGACACAATCCTGGTAGCTTGTACCTGCAGGGACAGATACCCAAAGAATACTGCAGCGACGCCATTTGGAGGTTTCATTTGGAAGAGAAATTATACGATTACAGCAATCCTCGTTACAGTCGAAGCACCGGACATTTTAGTCAG GTTGTTTGGCGAAATTCCAAAGAGATTGGGGCAGCGTGGGCGTTGCGTAAAGATGGGAAGTTAGTCGTATCCATCAAGTACAAACCGAGAGGCAATTACGTGCGTTATTTTGCCAATAACGTATTCCGACCAACTGCACGCGTCCTCAGAGGCTGGAAAGTACAACCTCCAAAATTTACTCTTTGCCCTGAGGATGCCGTGGAGACGCCTTCCTCAGCAGCGCCCATTCCAGCAAAAGTGGCATCCTGCTTTCAGATTCAGCTTTTGATCTCATTCCTAGTCATCATGGGTTTCATTGTATGA